A single region of the Triticum dicoccoides isolate Atlit2015 ecotype Zavitan chromosome 2B, WEW_v2.0, whole genome shotgun sequence genome encodes:
- the LOC119364842 gene encoding DNA mismatch repair protein MSH1, mitochondrial-like isoform X2: MPVVGISRSAKGYCLISVLETMKTYSAEEGLTEEAIVTKLRICRYHHLYLHSSLRNNSSGTSRWGEFGEGGLLWGECNGKSFDWFDGSPIDELLCKVREIYGLDEKTSFRNVTISLEGRPQPLYLGTATQIGVIPTEGIPSLPKMLLPPNCAGLPSMYIRDLLLNPPSFDVASAIQEACRLMCSITCSIPEFTCIPSAKLVRLLESKEVNHIEFCRIKNVLDEIMLMNGNTELSAIQNKLLEPASVVTGLKVDADILIKECRFISKRIGEVISLAGESDQAITSSEYIPKEFFNDMESSWKGRVKRVHAEEEFANVDVAAQALSTAVTEDFLPIIVRVKAVMSSHGSSKGEISYAKEHGAVWFKGRRLTPTVWANTPGEEQIKQLKPAIDSKGRRVGEEWFTTTKVENALARYHEACDNAKGKVLELLRGLSSELQDKINILVFCSTLLIITKALFGHVSEGLRRGWVLPAIYPLSKDYSMEESSSEMDLLRLFPYWLDTNQGNAILNDVNMRSLFILTGPNGGGKSSMLRSVCAAALLGVCGLMVPAASAVIPHFDSIMLHMKAYDSPADGKSSFQIEMSEIRSLVSRATGRSLVLIDEICRGTETAKGTCIAGSIIERLDDVGCLGIVSTHLHGIFDLPLSLNNTDFKAMGTEVVNGCIQPTWRLMDGICRESLAFQTARKEGMPDLIIKRAEELYLTMSRSNKQTSSTANNGPSVGYSNVNGLVDMPDGLGNMFEPPLGAFGLLRKDVESIVTAICKDKLLDLYNKRSISELVEVVCVTVGAREQPPPSTVGRSSIYIIIRRDNKLYVGQTDDLMGRLGAHRSKEGMQDATILYIMVPGKSIACQLETLLINQLPSKGFKLTNKADGKHRNFGMSVTSGEAMAAH, from the exons ATGCCGGTAGTTG GGATTTCACGCTCGGCGAAAGGCTATTGCTTGATTTCTGTGCTAGAAACCATGAAAACTTATTCAGCTGAGGAGGGCCTAACAGAGGAAGCCATAGTCACTAAGCTGCGTATATGCCGTTATCATCATTTATACCTTCACAGTTCTCTGAGGAATAATTCTTCAG GGACATCTCGTTGGGGAGAATTTGGCGAGGGAGGGCTCTTGTGGGGAGAGTGCAACGGAAAGTCTTTTGACTGGTTTGATGGTTCTCCTATTGACGAACTTTTATGCAAG GTAAGGGAAATATATGGCCTGGACGAGAAAACTAGTTTCCGCAATGTCACTATCTCGTTGGAAGGGAGGCCTCAACCTTTATATCTTGGAACTGCTACTCAAATTG GAGTGATACCAACTGAGGGGATCCCCAGTTTACCAAAAATGCTACTCCCTCCAAATTGTGCCGGGCTTCCATCAAT GTATATTAGAGATCTTCTTCTTAATCCTCCATCTTTTGATGTTGCCTCTGCAATTCAAG AGGCTTGCAGGCTTATGTGCAGCATAACTTGTTCGATTCCAGAATTTACTTGCATACCATCAGCGAAG CTTGTGAGATTACTTGAGTCAAAAGAGGTTAATCACATCGAATTTTGTAGAATAAAAAATGTCCTTGACGAGATTATGTTAATGAATGGAAACACTGAGCTTTCAGCTATCCAGAACAAATTGCTCGAACCTGCTTCGGTGGTTACTGGGTTGAAAGTTGATGCTGATATACTA ATTAAAGAATGTAGATTTATTTCCAAACGTATAGGTGAAGTGATATCTTTAGCTGGCGAAAGTGATCAGGCAATAACTTCATCGGAATATATTCCCAAGGAGTTCTTTAATGATATGGAGTCATCTTGGAAGGGGCGTGTGAAAAGGGTCCATGCCGAAGAAGAGTTCGCCAATGTTGATGTCGCTGCTCAGGCATTATCAACAGCG GTCACTGAAGATTTTCTGCCAATTATTGTAAGAGTAAAAGCCGTGATGTCCTCGCATGGAAGTTCTAAAGGGGAAATCTCTTACGCAAAAGAACACGGGGCTGTTTGGTTTAAAGGGAGGCGACTTACACCAACTGTGTGGGCCAATACACCTGGTGAAGAACAGATAAAACAACTAAAGCCTGCGATTGATTCAAAAGGTAGAAGAGTTGGGGAAGAATGGTTTACAACAACCAAAGTTGAGAATGCTTTAGCCAG GTATCATGAAGCTTGTGATAATGCAAAAGGTAAAGTTCTAGAGCTATTGAGAGGTCTTTCAAGCGAATTACAGGACAAGATCAATATCCTTGTCTTCTGCTCGACGTTGCTCATCATAACAAAAGCACTTTTTGGTCATGTTAG TGAGGGTCTAAGAAGGGGCTGGGTGCTTCCTGCCATATATCCCTTATCTAAG GATTATAGTATGGAAGAAAGCTCCAGTGAAATGGATTTATTAAGACTCTTTCCTTACTGGCTTGATACTAATCAAGGGAATGCAATACTGAACGATGTCAACATGCGCTCTTTGTTTATTCTGACTGGTCCAAATGGTGGAGGTAAATCCAGTATGTTGCGATCAGTCTGCGCGGCTGCATTGCTTGGAGTATGTGGCCTGATGGTGCCAGCTGCTTCAGCTGTCATCCCACACTTTGATTCCATCATGCTGCATATGAAGGCCTATGATAGTCCAGCTGATGGGAAAAGTTCGTTTCAG ATTGAAATGTCAGAGATACGATCTTTAGTTAGTCGAGCTACTGGCAGGAGTCTTGTTCTCATTGATGAGATTTGTAGAGGCACAGAAACTGCAAAAGGAACCTGTATCGCTGGTAGCATCATCGAAAGGCTGGATGATGTTGGCTGCCTAGGCATCGTATCAACCCATTTGCATGGCATTTTTGACCTGCCTCTTTCACTCAACAATACTGATTTCAAGGCTATGGGAACAGAAGTGGTCAACGGGTGCATTCAGCCAACATGGAGACTTATGGATGGTATCTGTAGAGAAAGCCTTGCTTTTCAAACAGCCAGGAAGGAAGGTATGCCTGACTTGATAATTAAAAGAGCAGAGGAGCTATATTTGACCATGAGCAGAAGCAACAAACAGACATCATCGACAGCCAACAATGGGCCTTCCGTTGGCTACTCCAATGTAAATGGCTTGGTTGATATGCCTGATGGTCTGGGAAATATGTTCGAACCTCCGTTAGGTGCTTTTGGACTGCTGCGGAAGGATGTTGAGAGCATTGTTACCGCAATATGCAAAGATAAACTATTGGATCTCTACAACAAGAGAAGCATCTCAGAACTGGTTGAGGTGGTCTGCGTTACTGTAGGTGCTAGGGAGCAACCGCCACCTTCAACTGTTGGCAGGTCCAGCATCTATATCATTATCAGACGTGACAACAAGCTCTACGTCGGACAG ACGGATGATCTCATGGGCCGTCTTGGTGCTCATAGATCCAAGGAAGGTATGCAAGATGCCACAATATTATACATCATGGTTCCTGGCAAGAGCATTGCATGCCAACTGGAGACTCTTCTCATAAATCAGCTACCCTCGAAAGGTTTTAAGCTCACCAACAAGGCAGATGGCAAGCATCGTAACTTTGGTATGTCTGTAACCTCTGGAGAAGCCATGGCTGCGCACTGA